The window CTTTGTCCTTTTGTAAGATAAGGTAATACCTCCTCTTTCTCTTCCTTGTCAATGTCTCTGCTTTCCTCGTATACCTTCATAAACCCCGAAAATATTATTATCGAACCTGAGACACGAAATGTATGAGTTTTTTTTGCGGCTATATCAACAGAAACAGTATTTAGAACAGCTTTAGCCATTTGACATGCAATGGTTCGTCTCCAAATAAGTTTATATAACTTCCATTGATCGGAAGTCAAGAAAGCCTTCATATCCTCTGGTTTCTTTGCTAAATCAGTAGGTCTTATAGCCTCATGTGCCTCCTGTACATTTTTCGCCTTATTTTTAAAATAACGGGGGGTTTTCAATGCATATTTATCTCCAAAAAACTGGGCTATTATATCTTTCGCATGCTTTAGGGCACCTGAAGAAAGATTTACACTATCTGTTCTCATATAGGTAATTAAACCGACACTTTCCTCTTGAATTTCTATTCCTTCATAGAGTTTTTGAGCGATTGACATGGTTTTTTTTGCAGAAAAATGCAACTTTTTAAATGCCTCTTGTTGTAAAGTACTGGTAGTAAAAGGAGGGGGGGGGGATTTTGTAACCTCTTTTTCCTTTATTTCTACAACCTCATACTCTGCACTTTCAAGTTCTTTAATGATCCTTTTAGCAGACTCTTCATTACTGATTGAAAATTTACTTTGTTTCTTGCCATCTATCGCAACTAACGTGGCATTAAAGCTAGTTGCCGGTGTTGGTTCTTTTGCTGTTGAAAGCCTGGCAGTGACGGTCCAATATTCTTTGGGTTTAAATGCTTGAATCTCCTCTTCTCTCTCACAAATTAACCTTAGGGCAACAGATTGAACTCTTCCGGCAGAAAGCCCATAACGGACCTTTTTCCACAAAAGCGGACTCAGGTTAAATCCATAAAGGTAGTCTAAAATTACCCTGGCTTGCTGAGCATCTACCAAGGAGCGGATGACATGCCGAGGGGATTTCATCGCTTCTTGAATAGCGTCTTTTGTAATTTCATAAAAGGTTATTCTCTTGACTGAAGGGGAAGATGAACCCTTTCTTTTGCTGTAAGCATTTCCATTAGTTAGATTCAATATCTCCAACAAATGCCAGGCAATAGCCTCTCCTTCTCGATCCAAATCGGTAGCCAGGTAGAGATTTTCACATTTTTCTAATGTCTTCTTTATTTTAGAGATATCCTTCCTCCGCTGAGGCAATATCTGGTATTTTGGTTCAAAGTCATTTTCTATGGCTACAGAACCAGGCTTGCTGGGAAGGGCTCTTACATGTCCCATGGATGCCAAAACTATAAAATCCTTACCCAGGAATTTGTTAATAGTATTTGCTTTAGCAGGCGACTCAACGATAACCAGAGATTTAGGCATTTTTTCTCCAAGAAGTATATCCCCCCAAGAAAAGGTAATTCCAATGGGGTCTATGAGTTTCGTGCAAACATTTTCCCAGGTAGCTGGGTAATTAAGCCACTGAGCTCCAGGTTCAATAATATACTTGAAACCTCGTTAATATTTAATTTGCTTTTAGTAGCAACAGTATCGATATGTAAAGGGCCCTCAGTCAAAGCAGTCATGACCTGTTTGGCATCATTAGACAAATTCTCCTCTTTCCTAGCTCCTTCCTTGTCCTCTTTATAATCCCTGTATCGGGGTAAAACTTGTCTTGAACGAAAGCTGAAGATTGCACCCACAACATCATCAGCACTCTCTACTAACCTTGCTCCCTCTTTTATAAGCTTGTTTGTCCCTCTACTTCCCACAGACCCTATCTGCCCTGGAACAGCAAAGACCTTTTTACCCTGACTAACAGCAAACTTTGCAGTAATTAGAGACCCGCTCTTTACCCCAGCCTCCACAATTACCACCCCTAGGGATAGACCACTTATTATCCTGTTTCGATTTGGAAAGTTTACAGCATCAGGGGGTGTTGAAACTGGTAACTCAGTAATAACAGCTCCGTTCCGGCAAATCTTATTGAAAAGTTCCCTATTTTCAGGTGGATATATCACATTTATTCCACTCCCCAATACAGCAATGGTCCTTCCTCCTGCAGATAATGCCTCTTTGTGCGAAATGGCATCAATTCCCCTAGCCATACCGCTGACAATGGTTATTCCTTCTGCTGCCAGGTCATGACTTATAGACCTAGCAGCTAATTCCCCGTATCCTGATGGGGTTCGCGATCCAACAACAGCAACAGCAAAGTGATCATCCTTTTTAATTTCGCCTTTTACATAGATGATCGGTGGCGGATTATTGATCTTCATTAGATTCGCGGGGTAATCTCCGTCTTCCAAAGTCAATATCCGGGCATTGGTCTTCTTTGCCATCAATAGCCAATTCTCAACCAGGTCTCCTTGATCAAAGTTTTTAATTGCCAAAGCAGTTTCATGCCCTATTCCATCAATATTCATCAATTCCTGCAAAGATGCATCGAATACAAGTTCGGCTTTTTTGAAATAATCAATCAGCCTCTTATACAAAACGCAACCTATTCCAGGAACAAAACTCAGTCCTATCCCAAAAAAATTCTTATCCATTCTGCTTCTAATATTGGCAGCTTTGTAAAAAGTCCATATGTTCGCCTGATTTTTGAGTTTTTATGACTTCATCAATATAAGGACATTTCAGAAATCAATCGGTCTTTCTAAAAAAATAGGGATTAGAGCAATGCTTGCTGAAATCCCCATCCCCTAATTTTTATATCAGCCTTTTTTGCCGCATTATTAAAGGGACACATGCCTATATCTTTCAATTTTTGAATCAATAAATACCTGCTAACCTTATATTTGTCAAGGGAAAATTCCTGATCCCAGTACAATAGAAAGTAAACTCTTGTCTTTCAAATATGACTATGATAGTTTTTATAAACACGTCGGAACTGGGTCTAATATTTGGAAAAGGGTTTTAATGAAACTTACATGCCTCAAAGAGACACATAGAATAAGGAAAATGTCTTTGCGAGGAGCGAGTGAACCGAAGCCCTGAACGAAGTAAATGGGACGAAGCAAACTCAAAGGATGGGATTGCTTCATCCGCCTCTGGCGGATTCGCAATGACAGGAATAGGTGCATTTTCAAGTGAAAAGACCGGAACTACTTGCACCAGCAGGAAATTTAGAGAAACTCAAGACTGCTATTCATTATGGTGCTGATGCAGTCTATTTGAGCGGAAAATCATACGG of the Thermodesulfobacteriota bacterium genome contains:
- the dprA gene encoding DNA-processing protein DprA → MDKNFFGIGLSFVPGIGCVLYKRLIDYFKKAELVFDASLQELMNIDGIGHETALAIKNFDQGDLVENWLLMAKKTNARILTLEDGDYPANLMKINNPPPIIYVKGEIKKDDHFAVAVVGSRTPSGYGELAARSISHDLAAEGITIVSGMARGIDAISHKEALSAGGRTIAVLGSGINVIYPPENRELFNKICRNGAVITELPVSTPPDAVNFPNRNRIISGLSLGVVIVEAGVKSGSLITAKFAVSQGKKVFAVPGQIGSVGSRGTNKLIKEGARLVESADDVVGAIFSFRSRQVLPRYRDYKEDKEGARKEENLSNDAKQVMTALTEGPLHIDTVATKSKLNINEVSSILLNLELSGLITQLPGKMFARNS
- the topA gene encoding type I DNA topoisomerase, producing the protein MPKSLVIVESPAKANTINKFLGKDFIVLASMGHVRALPSKPGSVAIENDFEPKYQILPQRRKDISKIKKTLEKCENLYLATDLDREGEAIAWHLLEILNLTNGNAYSKRKGSSSPSVKRITFYEITKDAIQEAMKSPRHVIRSLVDAQQARVILDYLYGFNLSPLLWKKVRYGLSAGRVQSVALRLICEREEEIQAFKPKEYWTVTARLSTAKEPTPATSFNATLVAIDGKKQSKFSISNEESAKRIIKELESAEYEVVEIKEKEVTKSPPPPFTTSTLQQEAFKKLHFSAKKTMSIAQKLYEGIEIQEESVGLITYMRTDSVNLSSGALKHAKDIIAQFFGDKYALKTPRYFKNKAKNVQEAHEAIRPTDLAKKPEDMKAFLTSDQWKLYKLIWRRTIACQMAKAVLNTVSVDIAAKKTHTFRVSGSIIIFSGFMKVYEESRDIDKEEKEEVLPYLTKGQSLYLIEILPNQHFTQPPYRYTEASLVKILEEYGIGRPSTYAAIINTLLIRDYVKIIDRNFHPEDTGITVNRLLVNHFNKYVDYNFTAKMEEDLDQVAKGKAQWQPVIQQFWTPFIELIREKDVEIKRSDVIDEKTEEKCPQCDGDLVIKLGRYGKFYACKRYPKCKFVRPLKEKREIVEEVSSNAERCEKCGKSMTIKNGRFGKFLACSGYPECKNTKRVSKSKNGDSQAGQQGITAEKCERCGSNFVIRTTRYGNRFLSCQNYPKCDNAKPLSTGIKCSMPDCNGDIVERGSKKGKLFFGCSKYPDCNLMFWNRPVPDKCPDCGSPFLVEKVVKNNRTILECLNKECKYQREKEG